A region of the Scatophagus argus isolate fScaArg1 chromosome 19, fScaArg1.pri, whole genome shotgun sequence genome:
CAGGTTTCTATTTGAGAGACTGGAACAAAATCTACAGAAGATGCTGAATAAAGCAAAAAggtatattattattatatatacagATTATCTGAAGATGACAGAGATCTATAAGTTGCATGTACTTCTGTAGATCTCCTGCCCTGAAGTCTGTTTAGGTGTATGAAGAGGTGAAAGAAGGAGTAACATGCTTAATTTAATAAAAGTTTAATACCACAGTGGAAATCTGCTAATCTGCAAGCAACCGTGTGGAATTCATATTTGGACTTTCAATAGACATTTTTTGCCTTAAGGTATAATTATGAGGTAAGTTTTAATTTCACCATGTAATGCACATGTAATGGATATACAATAATGACAGACTGCTTCCTTCACTTTCACTATGCAATTGTGTCTGCCACCCAGGAAAATGAAGTCTGACTGACAATCCAGTCAGACTAACTGCCTGGCATCATTTCTGTCTGGTTTTGTGAAACCATTAtagactgaatgaatgaatggactCATGCTTTTGTCCTGTGCTGCTGATAGTTGCTACTGTGAGGAAAACGGAAAGcaatctgtttgtctgtgtgacagtGGTGCCAACAATAATACCACTTGGAATCACTGAGGAGGaaagttgtttgtttctgctttaaaGCAAAACTAGAGcagttttacaaacaaaatgtactcAAGCTTCCAAAGTAAAAGTTCTAAACAGGCAGAATGGCTCTAGGCAAAAATTATAAAGCATGAGGTCAGCCTCACTGTAGTGTTCCTCTCCTGAAGCTCTATAAGAGCTGTATTAAATGTAATGCTCATTGAGGTCAGagtataaaatgaaaagtgcctcaaaattaatgtcattaatgtatttatgtacTTTAGTTTTCCTGACTGTTTAGAAACATCTAACATTCACAGTGACTTGAGAATCTGTTAATAGCACTTAATGTCTATAAACTTTAAAAGAGAAATGCTAAATAGATTGAGCCTCTAAAATTTTCTAAAGCTACACTAAAAGTTTATAGCTATATAAAAATGGTTTTACAGTGATGTATTGTGTCGTTACAGACAGCAGTAAGTTCAGAGTGATATTTCTTTATCACAAGGGTCTCTGCAGCTTGACAGATGCAACCTCAGTCACACCAGACGAGACAAAAATACAGCATGTCAGATTTAATGGCTTAGAAAAAAAGCCATTAAGTGACAGCAAAGCTTGGTCCTCAGCCAGTAGTTCTCTTTacaatgtttgtttgctttttagaTTTCCCGTGAATGTGGGAGGATGATGCATGTCCcttctgttttgctgtgtcACAGTTTAATAATTCATGTCACACAGCTCAAATCTCAGCCACCATAGtgatctgattctgaaaaaacaCCAGGAAAGGACGCGTCTCACCACTGCAGCTTCCAACAGCAATGAGCAAGAGCAATGAAACGTGACTTATTTGGTTATGATCAAGATgatatgaaagtgaaatgtttcgttttgtttcacttctggGAATCATCAAAATTTTGTCAGGTCAGTCAAGCTTGAATGGCAGCTCAACAGCATGTCACTGACTAACCACACACGTGATCCTAACACTTATCTCTGGCTTCACAACAGGCTCTAACAGATTATATTAGCTGCGTATCGAAAcgaaagagagaacaaaaaacaataattcatAAAACGTATAGATCAGATTAAATCATTCTGCCTCACGTCTTACCAGAATAAGTCCCCTTAATGAGGACATGGATCAATAAGTTATCACACCTATGTAGTTCCAGCAATGACTTCTATAtgccacagcaggaaaacaaaggaTTAGATAGCACTGTACTCTCACGAATGCATCTCCTTTGTTTGAGCAATGTGATGGAATGAGGATAAACTGAAGCAGTATGGAGGACATCTTCTGCTTAAACATTCTCAGGTTTTTTCAAGATCAGTGAAGCGAAAGATGCATTGATAATGTGAGAATCTACCTGACAGGCACCTGTTAAATGTATCAGAAAACAATAACTTTACATATTTGGTTGAACTCTACCCTcttacacaaatgcacagttgTTGTTAGTATTTCattgacactgtgtgtgtgtcgcagTGTGTGCCGAAGATTTCTTACCTACACTCGCATGCGCTGTGTTCTGTAAAACTCATGAAAATAtcattttgttgcctttggggttttattcttttaatctgtaaaaaaaagaagaaatgaaaaacgaCAGATGAGAGTTAATCGTATGTTGATCTATAGTACTCTTTAACTCCTTGTTCTCAGTGTTGCAATAAAGACAAGCAAAGGTAGATGGCCGAGGATCAGCAGCCCAGGAGATCTAGATGAACAAGTTGCATGCAAAATGACTTGCTAAAACTGCAGCAGATGAGACATCAGCTGTGCTGTAAGGAGACTGTAAGGTTCCTCATATTAATATGTAAGACAAACATAAGTTCTATATTTGTATCATATTTTCCAAATCATTTTCCACTGTTTGAGCTTCGACTGGTGCTCTTTCATTGCTCATCTTTTTATTTGACTGGAAAATTAGCATTACAAACTGTTCATCTCAATTCCTGCCCAGTTCTTACTATTTGCACAAACAGTAGTGGATGGAAACATGTATTCTTCTTCCAGTTTTCTAGAAATTCACGTTTAGACAAACCATGAATGagacatgacaggaaaaaaaaaaaaaaaaaacttcttcaGTCCTTTCTAGAAATAAGAGTTTTTTCACCTCTCGGCTATTAAGAGGACAGATTGCCTTGAAGTAGTAATGAAgtaatgaaaatttaaaaagctgCAAGTATAGAGCTGATTTTTGCCAAAATGTCAGGGCAGGGGAATTAATGCAACCAGAAGAACACTTGGATTGTTCAGGGCCAATCACAAGAGCATATGTGCCCTTCTGTTGTGACATTTCGGCAAAAATAAAGTATggctcagacacaaacacagacataaataaCACGGCTGACCTCCATTGTAATGTTATAGCTGGATGTGGGCATGCACTGCAGCATCTCATCATTGCAGCAGCCAGCACAGCGCGTCAGCACCACGCAGGACGGGATGAAGATGTGCTCCACCTCGTCCGGATACTCCTGCAGAATCTCCACCAGCAGCTCCCGAGGCTGACACAAACTCTTGTTATACACCTCCATTAAAGGGATCACTGGGAGACAAGAGACACAGTGTACAGAGGTTATGAAATGGCAGCAGAGCTCTAGTATAAACCACTGACTCTTGAATAAAATACTCCTGTAACAATAACACACACCTAAAAGGAGATGGGAATTGAAAAAAAAGCTGGCAGGCTCACAAGGGAGTCACGGTGATAGAGATGAAACACAcgtacatgcatacacatgttTAACTTTGTATTCTTCCACTGGGAAGTACTTGGTTCATACAAGTAAATGGACTTCATGCTACTTAGACATCCACTCGTGCAATTTCAATCTATATATTTATCTTGTTCTTATAAGATAATTCCTGAGCTTGAGGGTCACCCCACTGTGATTCAGTTCACCTATAGCTGTATAATAATAGCTGTTTTTTCACCTTAAGTCTacttcccccctctctctgtctttgcgGGAGTTCTGCTCTTGAGAAAGATAttagcacagagacaggcaaCACCTCCAAAATATCACTCAGAGCCTAAAACAACCCCAGGCTGACAGCCCTCTGGGAAGCCAAACCAAATATACAGGGCCTGAACAATATCATGAAGTTCAGCTTCTTGATTGTCCAAATTAGATTGGCCAATGCTGGGATTGTGCAAAATGAAATTGTGGGCCAAGAGGGTGAAATTCCATTCTATAAATGAGCCTGGTCACCATAACATTTCCCCAGTTTAACCTCAGACAAGCAGGAATGTAGTGCAGAATGGAAACATCCAAGTGTTGCGATTTAGGGGTGAAATGCTCTTATTTCCTGAAAGGCagaattgggggggggggggggggggggggcactccAAGACAGGGTCAAACTAGGCAGTTGTCCACCAGGAGGCGATAATTGCCCTTTCAAGTCAAACCAGCCCTTTCCTatttggctgtgtgccagctaGGGAGCCCTTTGCAGACTGTATTCCCACGGTGCCCTGTGGGACACCTACCGTCATGTGgacctctctctgtttccttcgGTATGTGGGCACTCTGTAAGGAGAAAAAAGCAAGCTGTTAGTTACAGAAGGTTGTGCAAGAGCTCAGAACTGCCAGTGCGTTTTACTTATCCAGAGTTGcgcaaaaaatatatttacattttgacatttctctTGGCCACTGGCAGAATATGAAAACCACATTATGTATCTAATCTTCAGCTAGCCTATACTCAATATAAGGGGCAAGGCAGAGTCAAGTGTTCATACTGTGTCTTctatgaaaactgaaaaaaaaattacaaaaataaagtttttaagACCATGATTTTTATCCAACACATCTGGGAGTATGTTCATGAATGTCAAATCTTGAAGTAAAAATAGCTGAGCCAAGTTATGAATATATGGCTCAATCTTAAAATTACTTCATTAGATTATTAGATTACTGTCATACAGTCTACTGGGCAAAAGGCCTTATATAGCCAGACATTTAACCTGAGGTACTATGTGCCAGACAAGCTAGTTTAAATTCTACCACAACTGCTACGTGACAAAACTTTAACTGTTGAATTACTGGTTGCGTTTCAGTTACCAAATCTTTGATGTATGCCTCCATCGCCTCTTGGCAACGCGGATTAATAACAGTTGCCATTAAAACCGGTAAGAATTTCAGCCTGCTACTTTCGCTCACAGGGGGTAGCTGTCACCACACCAGTCCGACCACAAAAGATTTTGGCAACTTTCCATCCGTGCGTGCGTTACGCACAGCTTTATCTtgactcacgcacacacacaatcgtGCGCCCGcttctttcttgctctctccctctccctctccctctccctctctcccttctcgCATAAAAGCGCGCGCATCTCGCGCAATATCTCGCCAATATTGCGTGAGACCTGCTCCTGTAGCGCCGGCTTGTATTCAGTCGGAAACTTTTTTTCCATTCCTTaatgaaaagtggaaaaagggCCTGGTCGTATGTGTGCCACAGTCTCCACCCCCTTCTGGTGGCGTGAGAGGGTCCAACCTTGTGGGCTGAGGGACCCCAGCCCTCCAAAACACGATATACTTTATTATTAATGGATGGGTGTCAGGCTGTGAACACCGGCCCCTAAACCGAGTGATGATAAGTCGACTGATTATTACCACTTGAGACAGCATCCTGATACTATTCAGCGCTGACTGGCTGGCTTAGATGTCATTAAATGAACTAGTTCGTTAATCAACACTTTATTTGACTCTGAAGAGGGAATATTTCATGAACTTAGGCGTAAGATGCTGGAGAATGAGAGCTATTTTGCAACCTAAAACACCCTTGCTTTCTTTGAGGTGGCAAACTCCTATTAGAAATAATCCTTCAAAGTCCAGTCATGTTGCTGGAAAATATGCTGCCTCCTAGTGAAGTGGTATTTTTTCACCTTGAAACCTTTGCTCAAAGCCTCTGTGGGCACACTGCGCTTGATTAATGATTATATGGAAAACGATTTGCAATGCAACGTCAAGCAGCCATTAAAATTCTCGAGTCAGCCTGATTAATCTGAGTAGTCACgcttgttttgttctgaaagCGAGTGTTAAATTTCACTTTGGAAAGTAGCATTTCTTCTCACTGAAGCAGACTAACCATGAGAGCAGTCTCAGTGCCAGGAGTGAACCTGCGCACATGTCCTAATTCAGAATAGAGCCACTGTGCCTTTAAAGCGTAATAATATCTCCAAGGTGGTTTTAGAGCAGGCCTGCAATCACCCAGCGTCAAACTTCacaacattatttaaaaatcatCACATATGCCGCATTTGTAACACAACAGCGCACCACCCACGAGAGTGTGGGTTACGTTTATACAGTTTGGGCACTGCGTAATGACTGTTTAAATCTCCCCAAAGCCACTAAACATTTCAGCTTGTTTAAACATGAGCGATGACCTAGCCAGAGGAAAGACAAGGACGAGCTACACATTAATGACCAGTGGCTATTTCGCAAATAGAGgtcgacttttttttttcagtttacgCTCAGCAGCTCACCTTGACAGCTGACAGCGTCAAAAATAATAGTGTCAAACTGTCAATAACGTTCATGGTGTTGGAAATCCAATCCAAAGGCAGGCGACGCTTTAAAATCCAAGAGGCCAATGAGGCGATTTCTTCTAAAACAAtaagtacaaaaacacaagtgaaccGGCTAAAACTTCTCTACAAAAGGGGCAGGGGGTTGTAATGACAAATCCATGTTGGTCCGGGGTAGGAGCATACAATCCTTTGCGCAGAACCTCTTCCTTCTCAACTGTTGCCAATGATTTTCAAGATATCCAGAAAAACGAGAATCCAAGACGCATAACTTGTCACATTGTTCCGCAGCAGACCATTATTTTCTTGCAAGGGAATAGCAATCCacattacaaaaataatcccaTGCTTGTTGCGCCAGCAGTCTCCAAGAAGCTGTCCATTTGAAACTTGTACTCTACTCCTGTGTGCAACTTGAACCCACGGACCAAGATGAGGTTCAGTGAAAAGAAACCTCGCTGAGAGATACTCGCCCCaaaactttgtctttgtgctctgGGTTTCTATTCCTCTGTCACTGCGCCTTCTCTCCTTAGGACAGAACCGTCCACCTCTCTCTCGGTCTCTCCATAGTGTGGTTGTGTAGTGTGGCGACTACAGTCCGCGGACGTGGATGATTGGTGGATCATTAAAACAAGGTAGGTGTGTCCTGTATGGGCTGATATATAGGCTACAGCACCGCGAGCGCTCTGAGGtctttttcaaaagttttaaaCGGTGAACGACGACTCATGTGACCACATCAGCAGCAAGCTACTAAAAACGCAGAGCTGAGTTCAGACGTGCTggtctatttttatttcttcatttgagaaaaaaaaaagaaagaaatgagggCATCCTGATATTGTGGTTGTGATATTTTATACTTGAGTCACCGGTTGAAATATCATCCACTGCTGCCATGCTTTTAATGCACTTCATCATTTCCACACGTCGTGGACCGGCTGCAGCTTTTTGCGCAGCTTTAAGATCCTTATCAAAGACACACAATCTAATGATAGCCTATTATGGATTGTTATCGGTGTGCTTTACACGCAGACCTCGTCCCAATTTAAGAAGTTCACTCTTTGAGAGGAAATGGACACATTTTAATCCTGTCGACACTATGACCTTGGATGCTCCCCTTTTGCGAATCTTAcctaaaatattaatttccttAGCCATAAATGCTATAAATTATTATACAAATGGTCAAACGTGTATTTGGCTAAGGTAAGGTGAGTGCCACACCTTTTCCTTTCCAGGGACTTTGATGATATTATAGGTGAAATATTTTCCAGTCTTGTGGCTACTCGGGTTTGTAGGAGAGCTTATGTGCCGGGACACGTAGTCGGTACGTATGAGTTTTAGTGTGCGTTAGTGTGCGTGCGCGGGGAAACGCTGCCGTGTGTGACGGCATGAGTTGTCACTGCATCACGCTAGACCGATCTGACCGGCAGTGCGGTCTGGCACGCACACACTAACGGAAAGTAGGAATATGCTCGTCGTGACTTCCTCCCCGTCACCTCCCTGACGTTGAATGGGTTTTCTGTGTGATGTCCCGGTCAGGTGGTCGAGGCGGACCGCTGGTCacgctcttttttttttttttttctgcaggcaGCAGCTGAGACATCAcagcgaggaagaggagggaataAGGAGCAGAATGGACTTTTGGAAGAGAGTCTATAAGCGGTTCATAAAGGAAGTGACAAGTCGATCCTCAATGAAAGAACTTCGCACAGCTCCTTTATCGTGCCTGCCACTGTTGTTATCGATAATCATGATGATTTTGTTATTAAGGACAGGCAAACATTCTCTTATCTCCAATACTGAGTGACCGAGCATGTGCACGTCAGTGGTGCAGAGCTATAGCAATAACACATCATAAAAATACTCTATTACAGttaaaagtcctgcattaaacgtttgaataaaaaacattaacataaattaAGTAAAATTAGTTACTGAGCAGAATTCCCCCTTCCCCTGCTATTATATTATTGGATTTATCATTTTGTGGATTGTTATCATTAATGTATTAACATGTAAACAGTGGCTGGTTGACATGAAGCTTATTTTAACTAACTTATATACTGTTAAGTCTATAGTAATACATTTGCcattagtattttatttataaataagTATAGGTGATACAATTATAAAGTAGCCTAGAGATATCCatgtacaagtacctcaaactCAAAAGTAGACTTAAACACATTTCTTGgttattttccaccactgcaacTTGTTTATTTggattaatgatttttttttcttttctccaaagCTCATTATTGGTTCAAAGtttaatgtaattttgaaaTTCAGTTCTCCTCTAGCGTGACATCTTGCTAAAGTGGAATGAGTTCAAAGGCTTCCATTGTCATCTTATTTGGATATTCTCTTTTCATGTTAGATGTCTTTCTTTGACAACTAACTGATTAAAATATTCATTGagttgctgtctgtctgtaataTTTCTACATAATACCATATATGTACTTGTTACAGCTCTATGAAGAAGTGATGCCCTCTGCTGGACTGACAGGACATTGCAGCAATACCAATGTTATGTCTACCTCCAGAAGGAGCACTGACAGATTGACAGACACCAAGGAAGTGGAAAGAGTTGATAAGTATGTAATGACAGAAGTTGGCAGCTATGTGCCTGACATATTAAGACTTGCTTGCTACACTCATACCTTAAAGTGCagtgtggaagaaaaaaaaaacgagacaATGAGACTTTACACAAGAGAGAATTGAGACATGATGGAGCAAgaaagcagagacacagagtgagggagaaagagagctTTCAGGACGAGGAGGATTCAGCTGTCATGTAACTGGAGCAGTCCTGAGAGGAGTTCCTTGGCTCTGTACCCGTCCGTAGTTTAATTGAAGAATAACACGTGGGTTCATTAATGGTTTCACCAAGCTCCTGTTTCTGCTGACTCAGAGcgtgtgtgcttttctgtgtgtgcacttaAGTGTGCGAGGTTACAGTGGatacagtgtatgtgtgagtgtgtccaaGTTTGTGCTGACTGCATACATACACGTAcgtaaacacactcacactttatTAAGGTAGCCTTTTCCTAAAAGTACAACAAACAGCCTCCCCTGCATCCATCTGCACAGCGAGGCAGGTCTATCAACGTCATCATGCTAACTGGATTACAGGGTGATTCCTGTGTTTACAGTGGGGGCAGCAAGTGCACTTTTATACTACAGCAAGCCCTCCTTGAGAATCTACTTAAGCAAAAGAGAGAATCACTACATCTTGTTTTGAAGAAGCAAATGCATTGCATTTCTTGTGTCTACTTCACAATGCCACCCCATTGAAGGCTTTCATTGTGAACTGTCTAACTGTTTGGTTTGCATTATGGGTAACTTCCAATACAGTGTTAAGACACTGGAGACTGAACAGTGAACAATGATATTAATGAGATAAAATATTAGACTGTAAAACCTGTTTCCCATGCATCTCTTGTGCATAGTCAGTCTGAACCCTGTGCAGAAATGGTGGACGCTGCCACTAGCAATGAAAGCTTTCATATAGGGAGTTAACTGCAGAAGAGAAATACATAGATTATAAATACTGGAAAATATTGGATTGATCTTAGGCTTTTTACTCTTTAGTCACTTTAGTTTCTATTGTGCTCAGATGGGTCATATTCCTACAGGAGGCCTCAAACTCTTAAAAACATGTCCAGAAGCTGAAATTGTATGCTTCACTGCTTAAACAATCAATGAATGATTTTCTCATGCAGaaacaactctgtgtgtgtgtgtgtgtgtgtgagtgagtgtgtgtgtgagatcatgTGAGAATGAAAGTCACATTGttttaatgtataatgtaaCAGACACATTCCATTACCAAAAGCCTAATGGCCGACTGCCACAGTCTTTTATCACCTGGCACCAAATTACACATTCTTCCTTTctgttccctctcctcctttccgCTTATACACTCCCTTTTGTAAGTAGTGAGTCTTCACCTTTTGGCGTGGGTTCGTGAGAACCTAAGCTGCTGGTATGGCAGGGAGTGATTTGCACAGCAAGGTGCTTCTAACTGAATTATCGGAGTCAACTACTTCACAAATCTTATACAAATTATCCAGGAATTAACCTTCACCGTGTGACCCGATAATGTGTTCTGATAACAGTCACTGTTAAACACCATGTGACTGAGCTGCATACGTATGTGCACATTTAAAAGTAAGAGCATGGCAAAACAttaatgaggtgtgtgtgtgtgtttgtgtatgtgtgtatgtgtgtgtgtgtgtgtgacttgtgtCAGGGATGTTGTACTGGACTGCAGCAGAGGGCCCATAAAGCACATTCAAATGTTGGTGTCTGTCAGATTAGGctctaaaaacatgaaacatatgTTGTTGCAACATGCTGCAGTAGGGATGTGTGTAATTTACTTGAAAATGACCGGAAAAGATCCTTGCGTCTTATCAAATCTCAGGGACAAAGCAATTCTTTCTGTTTTAGTTAACATTTGCCAAATGTCATTCCATTCCTCACAGAAAATGTCTGACGGCCATTTGGACTTGATGCAGCACAGACGACTTTACTCAGTCCTGATAGTGGTGGTGTGAATCATCAGCCAATCAGTGCTGCGACTGCTGACCCTGCCCAGCTGTGAGGAGTGTGCCGTACTGAGGCAGCACACGTCCACCCGACCTTCATTaccctcctccatcctcctctcttgtTAGGATGAGGAGAAACGTAGGAGCTTTTAGATAAAGTAAGGGCTAAAGTTCAAGTACTTAAAAAGCAAGAAAATTggttttcccttttcttccctctcatgCTTGTTCTTTTCTTTAGCGAGCAGTATATTCCACCCTCCTCATCACTTCTCCTTCTGTTCTCTTTAGTTTATCTCCTCCGGTCAGTTCCAGTAAGTGAGTCGTTGTTTGTGTAGTGTACTCTCAGTCGAGTAGTTCAAAGAGTTCATAAGCCTATTTGGTCAgcgaagaagaaaaatgaaaggacagagcgagagaggagagaatatgCTGTACTTTAACCCGACCAAAGGCTAGACCTGTCAACATTGATCATATTCCAATAAGTTGGGACTAGCACTGAAGGACCACATGTTCAGGAAgtcacacagcagaaacaagtaAATCGAGGAGTTAGcggaacaaagaaaaacaggaccTGCGTTAGTTCAGGTCAGTCTTCATAAAAATGCATCTATAACTAGCTTGCATTGGATGATTTATTTACCTGCTTTATTTAGCTCCACagctttgttatttttctaattttaagCCCTAATCTGTTTAcacatggaaaaagaaaaaaacatcctgtGTAATGGAATTAGTTTTGCTTTGCCTTACTTCAGTCGCTGAACTAAGATGCTCAAGGTGCTCATATCTCCAAGATGTATGACTTGTGTGACTAAATGTAATTTGTATACTTTAACAAGTTTTCATTCctaaagaacaaaacaagtgaTACTCAATGTTTTGCAAAAAGGACACATGCCAGTAGTTTCTAATCTGTTGTTTAAAACCCAACCAGGGAGCTGAAAGAAGCTAAAACATTTCTTAGAGCTGAGAGAAACTGCAGAGCTGGATTGAAAATCTCTGTGGAATCTTCACAACAAGTCACGCCTTTCATATTACATGTGGTCTTTTTTCCATTGTAAGTATTACTATATTGACAACTACAGCCTTAAACTGAATGAGAGATTGCCTGTGAATAAAGACAACCACTGATGACTGCTGGGAGGATAGGGGACACAGACCCTGGTCTCCGTTTGTTGAGCCCAGCAAAGCTAATCTCATTGTTTAATCTCATTGTGTATAAATAGCAGAAGTAAAATTCCTCATTGAGAATACAAAGTCAAATCTTTGTCCAATCCTAAATGTCAAGGCATTTAATGAATGGTATTTGCTGTGgatgttttcagcttttatcTCTTGTGGGAACATCTCCCAGGTGTGTTTGGGGACTCACAGCTTAAGTCACtttctttacacacacaacgttttatctgtgtgtgccTTTCATTGTGCTCCTGTCACAACTCTCACACCCCTGCCTGTTGATGACCACACAGAAATCctcacaagcacaaacacaaacacaaccacttATCCGAATGCACTGCTTCTGACAAACACTGACCTGTGACCTCAGGTTTTGACCTCAGGTTCATGCATTGTGAGGTGGAGATAAATGCCCAGCTGATTTAACAACCTAAAATACACGTGGGCCGCTTTAAACCTCTAAACATAGCAGATCAAAGACTACACCGTGTCACTGGATACTTTCTgccaaagacacaaaacaaagtgcCCATAAAAACTTTGGCAGTGTGTGTTATGGATTACCCAGTGTAGAAGAGACACAGTTTCTGGAAGGAGATATCGCTTTTGATTTTTCAGCGATGCTAATGGTGAGGTTATGGTGATGGCAGCGTCACTTGCTATGTCAGTCCACCATTTGGTCTGGACTGAAATGTCTTCAGATGGCTTGACTTGAAATTTGGTACACATATTCATGTTTCCCAGTGAATGAATCCCGATtgctttggtgatcccctgacatTTCCTTTAGTGCCACTTGCAAgttcacatttgtggttttgggtGAAATGTCTTGACAACTTCTGGCTGGATTGCCTCTAAATTTGGTACTGACATCGCTCACAGGACAAATTGCAATGACTTTTGTGATCCTCTTACTTTTTTACGACTacaatacctgcaaaactaaagACATTATCAGCActctcagctgtactttgtgttttgcgctaattagcaaatgtcaGCAAGGTAACAAACCAACCAAAGATGGTGAACATTAGTACAGTAGAACAACAGTATACCTgataaacattagcatgttagctctGTTATTGTGAGCACGTTAGCACAAAAGCAAGCCTACCATGAATGTCACTGACACAAATGACGACTGTTGGCCTTCATTATGGCTCACATCTAATGattaatgaatgtgtgtgagtctgGCTTTTGCCAAGTCTGTAGTTCAGCAGCACATTTTGCTATGACCCGTGTATGAAAATATGTGCCATTTTTATGAGTTATACATTCGTC
Encoded here:
- the vegfab gene encoding vascular endothelial growth factor Ab isoform X4 — protein: MNVIDSLTLLFLTLSAVKSAHIPKETERGPHDVIPLMEVYNKSLCQPRELLVEILQEYPDEVEHIFIPSCVVLTRCAGCCNDEMLQCMPTSSYNITMEIKRIKPQRQQNDIFMSFTEHSACECRLKKEVKEQRENVCEPCCDHCSERRKRLFVQDPATCRCSCKHTDEYCKERQLELNERTCKCDKPRR
- the vegfab gene encoding vascular endothelial growth factor Ab isoform X1, with the protein product MATVINPRCQEAMEAYIKDLSAHIPKETERGPHDVIPLMEVYNKSLCQPRELLVEILQEYPDEVEHIFIPSCVVLTRCAGCCNDEMLQCMPTSSYNITMEIKRIKPQRQQNDIFMSFTEHSACECRLKKEVKEQREKKSRKGKSKGQKRKRKKNRDKTIHDAVCEPCCDHCSERRKRLFVQDPATCRCSCKHTDEYCKERQLELNERTCKCDKPRR
- the vegfab gene encoding vascular endothelial growth factor Ab isoform X2 gives rise to the protein MNVIDSLTLLFLTLSAVKSAHIPKETERGPHDVIPLMEVYNKSLCQPRELLVEILQEYPDEVEHIFIPSCVVLTRCAGCCNDEMLQCMPTSSYNITMEIKRIKPQRQQNDIFMSFTEHSACECRLKKEVKEQREKKSRKGKSKGQKRKRKKNRDKTIHDAVCEPCCDHCSERRKRLFVQDPATCRCSCKHTDEYCKERQLELNERTCKCDKPRR
- the vegfab gene encoding vascular endothelial growth factor Ab isoform X3, which codes for MATVINPRCQEAMEAYIKDLSAHIPKETERGPHDVIPLMEVYNKSLCQPRELLVEILQEYPDEVEHIFIPSCVVLTRCAGCCNDEMLQCMPTSSYNITMEIKRIKPQRQQNDIFMSFTEHSACECRLKKEVKEQRENVCEPCCDHCSERRKRLFVQDPATCRCSCKHTDEYCKERQLELNERTCKCDKPRR